From a single Lolium rigidum isolate FL_2022 chromosome 7, APGP_CSIRO_Lrig_0.1, whole genome shotgun sequence genomic region:
- the LOC124676207 gene encoding protein RCC2 homolog produces MSASADPAKAPAPSEDKAEAGSGGELLYCGATNFDAMNRKLAGGMQGNLVSPTRLRSLLGVDIRSVATGCAACHSVALGADGRCYTWGRNEKGQLGHGDTLQRNLPTVVSELSKYKIIKASVGRNHTVVVTDEGKSFAFGHNKHGQLGTGSLRNEIETSPVSCLVTDVTNAVCGGDFTVWLSSVEGSSILTAGLPQYGQLGHGTDNEYNTKDSSVKLSYEAQPRPKAIAVFSEKTIVKVACGTNHTVAVDSSGFVYTWGYGGYGRLGHREQKDEWKPRLVEIFQRHNVLPPNAIVSAGSASSACTAGGGQMYMWGKMKNTGDDWMYPKPLMDLSGWNVRCMASGNMHHIVGADDSCISWGAAQFGELGYGPNGQKSSANPKKVDSLNGMHVTSVGCGFGLSLIVVDRAQAGSKLDELDIYDGDTSTQVEEKVEVKATKKAPASAKSNKRKKAKDLSESEEEEDDDESSDDENGDVKGAKGGRGGKASTRGRGRGAKKATPEPKSSGRGRGRPKKTESPPAKAESSGRGGKRGRGRPRKA; encoded by the exons atGTCGGCCAGCGCCGACCCCGCGAAGGCTCCCGCCCCCTCGGAGGATAAGGCGGAGGCCGGCTCCGGCGGGGAGCTGCTCTACTGCGGCGCGACCAACTTCGATGCCATGAACCGGAAGCTGGCGGGCGGGATGCAGGGCAACCTCGTGTCCCCCACGCGCCTGCGCTCGCTCCTCGGCGTCGACATCCGCTCCGTCGCCACCGGCTGCG CGGCTTGCCATTCTGTTGCTTTGGGTGCTGACGGTCGTTGCTATACATGGGGTCGCAATGAG AAGGGGCAGTTGGGGCATGGTGATACTCTTCAGCGTAACCTACCAACTGTTGTTTCCGAACTATCAAA atataaaataattaaagcaagtgttggaagaaatcatacagTTGTTGTAACCGACGAGGGGAAGTCCTTCGCTTTTGGTCACAACAAACACGGGCAGTTGGGGACAGGTTCCCTAAGGAATG AAATCGAGACATCGCCAGTGTCCTGTCTTGTGACTGATGTAACTAACGCTGTTTGTGGTGGTGATTTTACTGTCTGGCTGTCTTCAGTTGAGGGCTCTTCTATACT TACAGCAGGTCTTCCCCAGTACGGCCAACTTGGTCATGGAACTGACAATGAG TACAATACCAAAGATTCGTCAGTAAAGCTATCATATGAAGCCCAACCCCGCCCCAAGGCAATAGCCGTGTTCTCTGAGAAAACTATTGTGAAAGTTGCATGTGGAACAAATCATACAG TTGCAGTTGATTCAAGTGGTTTTGTTTACAC ATGGGGTTATGGCGGGTATGGAAG GTTGGGCCACAGAGAACAAAAGGATGAGTGGAAACCTCGCCTCGTTGAAATATTTCAAAGGCACAATGTTCTGCCTCCCAATGCTATTGTCTCAGCTGGTTCTGCAAGTTCTGCATGTACTGCCG GTGGTGGACAGATGTACATGTGGGGAAAAATGAAGAATACAGGCGATGACTGGATGTATCCAAAGCCGCTAATGGATTTAAG TGGCTGGAATGTCCGGTGCATGGCTTCTGGTAACATGCACCACATTGTTGGTGCAGATGATTCTTGCATAAGCTGGGGTGCTGCCCAATTTGGAGAGCTCGGTTATGGCCCTAACGGGCAAAA ATCATCTGCGAATCCTAAAAAGGTTGACAGTCTAAATGGAATGCATGTTACAAG TGTTGGTTGTGGATTTGGACTGTCTCTGATTGTTGTGGACAGAGCACAAGCTGGTTCTAAGCTTGATGAG CTGGATATTTATGATGGCGATACCTCCACTCAAG TAGAAGAGAAAGTGGAGGTGAAGGCAACCAAGAAGGCACCTGCTAGCGCCAAGTCCAACAAGCGTAAGAAAGCCAAGGACCTTTCTGaatcagaagaagaggaggacgatgatgagagCTCAGACGACGAGAATGGAGATGTTAAGGGTGCAAAGGGTGGCAGGGGTGGTAAAGCGTCGACTAGGGGGAGAGGCAGGGGAGCCAAGAAGGCTACTCCGGAACCCAAGTCATCTGGAAGGGGCAGAGGCCGCCCGAAGAAAACCGAGAGCCCTCCAGCAAAGGCAGAGAGCTCGGGACGAGGTGGAAAGAGAGGCCGAGGCAGGCCTCGGAAGGCCTAA